One region of Paenibacillus polymyxa M1 genomic DNA includes:
- a CDS encoding saccharopine dehydrogenase family protein, which yields MGKALIIGAGGVASVVVHKCCQNPDVFEEICIASRTVEKCDALKEKLGGGRTKIQTAQLDADNTDMVIDLIRSFQPDVVINVALPYQDLTIMDACLETGVHYVDTANYEPPDTPKFEYSWQWAYKERFEKAGITALLGSGFDPGVTGVFTAYAQKHYFDEIHTIDIVDANAGDHGYPFATNFNPEINIREITAKGRYFENGEWIETEPLSEKKVYDLPEIGPKNIYLLYHEELESLAVNIKGVKKIRFWMTFSDNYLNHLNVLQNVGMTSIEPIDYEGQQIIPLQFLKAILPDPASLGPRTKGKTNIGCIIQGVKDGKPKTYYVYNVCDHEECYAEVGSQAISYTTGVPAMIGAMLIIKGLWKKPGVYNVEEFDPDPFMEALNKHGLPWQENFSPTLLD from the coding sequence TTGGGAAAAGCATTGATTATTGGCGCCGGTGGCGTGGCCAGCGTTGTGGTGCATAAATGTTGCCAAAACCCAGATGTATTTGAAGAAATTTGTATCGCAAGCAGAACTGTTGAGAAATGCGATGCGCTTAAAGAGAAGCTGGGTGGAGGTCGTACGAAGATCCAAACGGCTCAGCTTGATGCTGACAACACCGACATGGTCATTGACTTGATTCGAAGCTTTCAACCGGATGTAGTTATCAATGTGGCTCTCCCTTATCAGGATTTGACGATAATGGATGCTTGCCTTGAGACAGGTGTTCATTACGTTGATACGGCGAACTATGAACCGCCGGATACGCCGAAGTTTGAATACAGCTGGCAATGGGCCTACAAAGAAAGATTCGAAAAAGCAGGAATTACAGCTCTGCTGGGCAGCGGTTTTGATCCAGGTGTGACTGGAGTATTTACGGCATATGCTCAAAAGCACTATTTTGATGAAATTCATACGATTGATATTGTGGATGCAAATGCAGGGGACCACGGATATCCTTTTGCAACTAACTTTAATCCGGAAATCAATATTCGTGAAATTACAGCGAAAGGCCGTTACTTTGAAAACGGAGAATGGATTGAAACTGAGCCACTTTCTGAGAAAAAAGTATACGACCTGCCTGAAATTGGACCGAAAAATATATATCTTTTGTATCATGAGGAACTGGAATCTCTTGCAGTGAATATTAAAGGCGTGAAAAAAATCCGCTTCTGGATGACGTTCTCGGACAATTATCTGAATCATTTGAACGTACTTCAAAACGTAGGCATGACTTCGATCGAGCCTATTGATTATGAAGGACAACAAATCATTCCACTGCAATTCCTGAAAGCTATTTTGCCGGACCCGGCTTCTCTGGGACCAAGAACAAAAGGCAAAACAAACATTGGCTGCATCATCCAAGGCGTGAAAGATGGAAAGCCAAAAACCTATTATGTTTACAACGTTTGTGATCATGAGGAATGTTATGCAGAGGTTGGCTCCCAAGCCATTTCTTATACAACAGGTGTTCCTGCCATGATCGGTGCAATGCTTATCATCAAAGGTCTCTGGAAAAAGCCAGGCGTTTACAACGTTGAGGAATTCGATCCAGATCCATTCATGGAAGCACTAAATAAACACGGATTGCCATGGCAAGAGAACTTTTCGCCAACGTTGCTTGATTGA
- the nspC gene encoding carboxynorspermidine decarboxylase, with translation MNIDITGLPSPCYLVDERLLVKNLEVLNSVQERTGCSILLALKGFSMFSTFPLVGKYLKGVTSSSLFEARLGREKMDKEVHVYAPAYVDSEFDELLEYVDHIVFNSFDQLNRFKSRVQGVTSKKIDIGIRVNPEYSEIETPLYDPCYNNSRMGVTLANFRPEDLDGVDGIHFHTMCEQNSDTLERTIKVVDEKFGPYIKQMKWLNFGGGHHITREDYDLDTLVRCIQYFQDKYGVQVYLEPGEAIALNTGYLVATVLDTMKNGMDIAILDTSAECHMPDVLAMPYRPNIIGAGKPGEYAHTYRLGGLTCLAGDVIGDYSFKEPLKPGDKLVFCDMAHYTMVKNHMFNGVNLPAIASYNDEEGIKVIRQFSYEDFSSRLS, from the coding sequence ATGAATATTGATATTACCGGACTCCCATCACCTTGTTATCTTGTTGACGAAAGACTTCTTGTCAAAAACCTTGAGGTTTTGAATTCCGTACAAGAGCGGACAGGTTGCAGTATTCTGCTTGCTCTTAAGGGATTTTCGATGTTTTCGACCTTTCCTCTGGTTGGCAAATACTTAAAAGGCGTAACCTCCAGTTCGTTGTTCGAGGCAAGACTCGGTCGCGAAAAAATGGACAAGGAGGTTCACGTATACGCACCAGCTTATGTTGACAGTGAATTTGATGAGCTATTGGAGTATGTTGACCATATTGTCTTCAACTCCTTTGATCAACTGAACCGCTTCAAAAGCAGAGTGCAAGGCGTAACTTCCAAAAAAATCGATATCGGCATTCGAGTGAATCCGGAATATTCGGAAATCGAAACGCCGCTGTATGATCCTTGCTATAACAACTCCAGAATGGGTGTGACTCTGGCTAACTTTAGACCTGAGGATCTGGATGGCGTGGACGGTATTCATTTTCATACGATGTGTGAACAGAATTCTGATACGCTGGAGCGCACTATTAAAGTCGTGGATGAGAAATTCGGGCCATACATTAAGCAAATGAAATGGCTCAATTTTGGCGGCGGTCACCATATTACCAGAGAAGACTATGATCTGGACACACTGGTACGCTGTATCCAATATTTTCAGGATAAATACGGTGTGCAAGTTTATCTTGAGCCAGGCGAAGCTATCGCTCTGAACACCGGATATCTGGTTGCAACCGTATTGGATACGATGAAAAACGGAATGGACATCGCCATTCTGGATACTTCGGCTGAATGTCATATGCCTGATGTGCTGGCTATGCCTTACCGCCCGAATATCATTGGTGCTGGCAAGCCTGGTGAGTATGCACATACTTACAGACTTGGAGGACTTACGTGCTTGGCTGGAGATGTGATTGGTGACTATTCCTTTAAAGAGCCATTGAAGCCGGGAGACAAGCTTGTATTCTGCGACATGGCCCATTACACGATGGTCAAAAACCATATGTTCAACGGAGTCAACCTGCCAGCCATCGCCAGCTACAACGACGAAGAAGGCATCAAGGTAATCCGTCAGTTCTCCTACGAGGACTTTAGCTCGCGTTTGTCGTAA
- a CDS encoding GNAT family N-acetyltransferase: MINEHDFSEIYAIMESSFPASECRTFEAQKALLKHPSYRIMTEKNEQGNIVAFLAGWKFGHFRFVEHIAVDSRIRGGGLGKKLMRKFVSQSDQPVVLEVEPPVDEWSRRRIVFYERLGFHLNDFEYVQPPLREGQADLRLQIMSYPGALAQSAFAPFKEILYTEVYGLK, encoded by the coding sequence ATGATAAATGAACACGATTTTTCTGAAATATATGCGATTATGGAGTCTTCTTTTCCAGCATCAGAATGCAGGACGTTTGAGGCTCAAAAGGCTTTGCTAAAACATCCTAGCTATCGCATCATGACTGAAAAGAATGAGCAGGGGAACATAGTGGCTTTCTTGGCAGGTTGGAAATTCGGACATTTTCGATTTGTAGAGCATATTGCGGTAGATTCCCGTATACGAGGCGGCGGATTAGGCAAAAAGCTTATGAGGAAATTTGTCTCACAGTCTGACCAACCGGTAGTGCTGGAGGTTGAGCCCCCAGTGGATGAATGGTCACGGAGAAGAATCGTCTTTTACGAACGATTAGGGTTTCATCTGAACGATTTTGAATATGTACAGCCCCCTCTAAGAGAAGGACAGGCAGATCTGCGGCTTCAGATTATGAGCTATCCAGGTGCGTTGGCTCAATCGGCGTTTGCTCCGTTTAAAGAGATTTTATATACCGAGGTTTATGGGCTTAAATAA
- a CDS encoding N-acetyltransferase, with amino-acid sequence MSIRPVKVEELKELVAIWLDASVEAHHFIAPQYWKSQAAEMENKYLPLAQNYVIIQDDHTIGGFVSMLDGYLAALFIRVDSQRKGYGKLLLDWVKKHHDEIQLKVYQSNTKAFNFYTKNGFTIQAESVDAETEEKEFVMIWTKHSY; translated from the coding sequence ATGTCGATTAGACCTGTGAAAGTAGAAGAGTTGAAAGAACTGGTAGCCATCTGGCTGGATGCTTCTGTAGAAGCCCATCATTTTATTGCTCCACAGTATTGGAAATCTCAAGCTGCCGAGATGGAGAACAAGTACCTTCCCCTCGCTCAAAACTACGTTATCATACAGGATGATCATACGATTGGCGGCTTCGTTTCCATGTTGGATGGATACTTGGCTGCTCTGTTTATACGTGTTGATTCTCAAAGAAAAGGCTATGGAAAGCTACTATTAGATTGGGTTAAGAAGCATCATGACGAAATTCAATTAAAGGTGTATCAGTCCAACACGAAAGCATTTAACTTTTATACTAAAAATGGATTTACCATTCAAGCGGAATCTGTGGATGCCGAAACTGAGGAGAAGGAATTTGTGATGATATGGACTAAACATTCATACTAA
- a CDS encoding NAD(P)H-dependent oxidoreductase: MKTLVILAHPNIEDSRVNQRWKQELLQYTNEITIHEIYKEYPNWNIDVLKEQKLLEAHNNIIFQFPLYWYSYPPLLKKWFDDVFTHGWAYGSKGDKLKGKKLGIATSIGDKKENYLSTGSVSFTVDEVIAPFKASAVHVGATTLPYFAVFGASFQASDEDINQSAKDYIKYIFQYK; the protein is encoded by the coding sequence ATGAAGACTCTCGTGATTTTAGCACATCCGAATATTGAAGATTCCAGAGTAAATCAAAGATGGAAACAAGAATTGCTTCAATATACCAATGAAATTACAATTCATGAAATTTATAAAGAGTATCCAAACTGGAATATTGATGTTTTGAAAGAACAAAAGTTACTTGAAGCACACAACAATATCATATTTCAATTTCCTTTGTATTGGTACAGTTACCCTCCTCTGTTAAAAAAGTGGTTTGATGATGTTTTTACGCATGGATGGGCTTATGGTTCAAAAGGTGATAAGTTAAAAGGAAAGAAGCTAGGGATCGCCACGTCGATTGGTGATAAAAAAGAAAACTACTTATCTACTGGTTCCGTTTCCTTTACGGTAGATGAAGTTATAGCACCTTTCAAAGCAAGCGCAGTACATGTCGGTGCTACGACATTACCCTACTTCGCAGTCTTCGGAGCCTCGTTTCAAGCAAGTGACGAAGACATTAACCAGAGTGCAAAAGACTATATTAAATATATATTCCAGTATAAATAA
- a CDS encoding winged helix-turn-helix transcriptional regulator: MKQYNLGIEATLEIIGGKWKSLIICLLMAGRKRTSELQRSIPGVSQKVLIQQLRELEKDGIVGRHVYNQMPPKVEYYITEYGITANEIIDLMCTWGRSNIKKRQQQGEDVRLLESESK; encoded by the coding sequence ATGAAACAATATAATTTAGGCATAGAAGCAACACTTGAGATCATCGGAGGTAAGTGGAAATCCTTAATCATATGTTTATTAATGGCTGGTAGAAAGAGGACAAGTGAATTACAGCGTAGTATTCCAGGCGTTTCTCAAAAGGTTCTTATACAGCAGCTTCGTGAACTTGAGAAGGATGGCATCGTTGGCAGACATGTGTATAATCAAATGCCTCCAAAAGTGGAGTATTATATAACAGAATATGGTATAACAGCAAATGAAATAATTGATTTAATGTGTACCTGGGGAAGATCGAATATCAAAAAAAGACAACAGCAAGGAGAAGATGTGCGGTTGTTAGAAAGTGAGTCAAAATGA
- the fabV gene encoding enoyl-ACP reductase FabV: MIIKPKIRGFICTTAHPAGCTAHVNRQIDYIKDSTSLQGAKKVLVIGASTGYGLASRIAVSFGMGADTIGVSFERPASEGRTASAGWYNTVAFEKAARAAGYIAESINGDAFSHEIKQETLKLVKEKLGKVDLIVYSVASPRRTHPDTGETFNSVLKPIGQPFTNKTVNTNTGVVSEITLEPATQEEIENTITVMGGEDWSLWLKALEEADLLAEGVTTLAYSYIGPEITEAIYRKGTIGQAKNDLEATAHTLTKQLEPYHGKAYVSVNKALVTQSSSAIPVVPLYISLLFKVMKEKGLHEGCIEQAQRLFEMLYNGSTVETDEEGRIRLDNWEMREDVQQAVKAAWSEITTENVSELGDLEQYRLDFLQLFGFGFDEIDYELDVDPEVHTN, from the coding sequence ATGATTATTAAACCGAAAATTCGTGGTTTTATATGTACGACTGCGCATCCTGCAGGATGTACGGCTCATGTTAATCGCCAAATCGACTACATCAAAGACAGCACGTCACTACAAGGAGCAAAAAAGGTACTCGTGATTGGAGCATCCACAGGTTATGGACTGGCTTCCCGCATCGCTGTGAGCTTCGGAATGGGAGCTGACACTATAGGAGTATCCTTTGAACGTCCTGCTTCAGAAGGACGTACAGCTTCGGCAGGCTGGTACAATACAGTGGCCTTCGAAAAAGCAGCCAGAGCAGCTGGTTACATCGCGGAAAGTATTAATGGAGATGCTTTTTCCCATGAAATTAAGCAGGAGACGCTGAAGCTGGTCAAGGAAAAACTGGGCAAGGTAGACCTGATCGTGTATAGTGTCGCCTCACCTCGGCGGACCCATCCAGATACAGGTGAAACCTTCAATTCCGTTCTCAAGCCGATCGGACAGCCGTTTACGAATAAAACGGTGAATACGAATACGGGTGTTGTATCGGAAATCACACTGGAACCAGCTACGCAGGAAGAGATTGAGAACACCATCACAGTCATGGGTGGCGAAGATTGGTCTTTATGGTTAAAAGCGTTAGAAGAAGCCGACCTGCTGGCTGAAGGAGTAACCACACTGGCTTACTCGTATATTGGTCCTGAGATTACGGAGGCTATCTATCGTAAAGGAACCATTGGCCAAGCTAAAAATGATTTGGAAGCCACAGCGCATACTTTAACAAAGCAACTGGAGCCTTATCATGGGAAGGCCTATGTTTCAGTGAATAAAGCTTTGGTTACACAATCCAGTTCCGCTATCCCTGTTGTGCCTCTGTATATTTCCTTACTGTTTAAGGTCATGAAAGAAAAAGGACTACACGAGGGATGTATTGAGCAGGCGCAACGTCTGTTCGAGATGTTATACAATGGGTCCACAGTGGAAACGGACGAAGAAGGGCGCATTCGTCTGGATAACTGGGAAATGAGAGAGGATGTGCAGCAAGCTGTTAAAGCGGCTTGGTCTGAGATTACTACCGAAAACGTATCCGAATTGGGTGATCTTGAACAATACCGTTTGGATTTCCTTCAATTGTTTGGATTCGGTTTTGATGAAATTGATTATGAATTGGACGTTGATCCAGAAGTTCACACGAATTAA
- a CDS encoding sn-glycerol-1-phosphate dehydrogenase, which translates to MNMNEQIKLWNEEAQASNADHPHRKVELFIEVRDGALESIASYLIQQNYRHVTLVEDEHTSAAAGKKVAEFIREAGLTVDVVRLPPNAVGDVIADETYIMKVLLGVADQSQAVLAVGSGTIHDLVRFVCYKMNRPFLSVPTAASVDGFTSAGAPLIVDGSKQTFQAVPPEAIFADLSVLESAPQTMTAAGFGDMLGKFTSLVDWHVSRDLGNEPYSPVANRITEEALRACVEHVDEIAAGSKTGVEVLMNALIASGISMLMIDHSRPASGGEHHISHRIEMDFIAEGRKQVLHGAKVGVASALLSDMYRELAANQDVEAFKVYRTLPTSEQMRAWLAQVGGPSTIADLGVTQEQLDRALRTAHTLRDRYTGLKYMNEHQLLRS; encoded by the coding sequence ATGAATATGAATGAGCAAATCAAGCTGTGGAACGAAGAGGCGCAGGCTAGTAATGCTGATCATCCTCACCGAAAGGTTGAATTGTTTATTGAGGTACGGGATGGAGCACTTGAATCCATTGCTTCTTATTTAATTCAACAGAATTATCGGCATGTCACTCTGGTAGAGGATGAGCATACTTCAGCGGCAGCAGGGAAAAAAGTAGCTGAATTCATCCGTGAAGCAGGTTTGACAGTTGATGTAGTCCGGCTGCCTCCGAATGCGGTAGGGGATGTTATTGCTGATGAAACTTATATTATGAAGGTTCTGCTGGGTGTAGCGGATCAAAGTCAGGCTGTACTTGCTGTAGGGTCCGGTACAATTCACGATCTGGTTCGCTTTGTATGCTATAAAATGAATCGACCGTTCTTGTCAGTCCCAACGGCTGCCTCCGTAGATGGTTTTACCTCCGCCGGTGCCCCATTAATTGTGGATGGAAGCAAGCAGACGTTCCAAGCCGTCCCGCCAGAGGCGATCTTCGCTGACTTGTCCGTACTGGAGAGTGCCCCTCAAACGATGACTGCTGCGGGTTTTGGCGATATGCTCGGTAAGTTTACCTCATTAGTAGACTGGCATGTGTCCAGAGATTTGGGAAACGAGCCGTATTCACCTGTGGCTAACCGAATTACCGAGGAGGCTTTACGTGCCTGTGTAGAGCATGTTGATGAGATTGCGGCAGGCAGCAAGACAGGTGTCGAGGTGTTGATGAATGCGCTTATTGCATCCGGTATTTCGATGTTGATGATTGATCATTCCCGCCCTGCATCAGGTGGAGAGCATCATATTTCTCACCGAATTGAGATGGATTTTATTGCAGAGGGGCGCAAGCAAGTTTTGCATGGTGCCAAAGTGGGCGTTGCCTCTGCTTTACTGTCTGATATGTACAGGGAATTGGCTGCCAATCAGGATGTGGAGGCTTTTAAAGTATATCGGACTTTGCCTACATCGGAACAGATGCGTGCATGGCTAGCTCAGGTTGGAGGTCCGTCTACCATTGCCGATCTGGGGGTTACGCAGGAACAGCTTGATCGTGCTTTGCGTACGGCACATACTTTGCGTGATCGCTATACCGGACTCAAGTATATGAATGAACACCAGTTGCTCCGTTCGTAA
- a CDS encoding GntR family transcriptional regulator, with protein sequence MAPKYIQVKQEILSWIHSSKLEPQSQLPSEHEMSEQFAVSRQTVRQALGELVQEGWLFRIQGKGTFVATREHKQPEDPRTIGVVTTYISDYIFPSIVQGIESKLSRQGYKLLLSSTGNDPEQERQCLEMLLSQPLSGIIIEPTKSGERNPNLNYYLTVENRQIPYLMINARYEEMDAPCLRLDDEKGGFLAAEHLIKLGHRRLAGFFKTDDMQGILRMKGFVAAHRKYGVTLHPNAVTTYRTEEKNELPLQRASQLLAMEAGERPTGWVTYNDELAVRLLDIVRSADLSIPQDLSLVGFDDSFLATATEIKLTTIRHPKEELGLRAADTMLSMIKEKGYREEDRQWIIPPELIVRESTGPAQAMSGGF encoded by the coding sequence ATGGCGCCCAAATATATACAAGTTAAACAGGAAATTTTATCATGGATTCATTCATCCAAACTGGAGCCGCAAAGCCAGCTTCCTTCTGAACATGAAATGTCTGAACAATTTGCAGTTAGTCGGCAAACGGTTCGTCAGGCGCTGGGTGAACTGGTACAGGAAGGTTGGCTGTTTCGCATACAGGGCAAGGGAACCTTTGTCGCAACACGGGAACATAAGCAACCCGAAGATCCACGGACAATTGGAGTCGTTACAACCTATATATCGGATTATATTTTTCCATCCATTGTACAGGGAATTGAATCTAAGCTAAGCCGGCAGGGCTACAAGCTACTGCTATCAAGCACAGGTAATGACCCTGAACAAGAACGTCAGTGCTTGGAAATGCTGCTGAGTCAACCACTGAGTGGAATTATTATTGAGCCGACCAAAAGCGGGGAACGTAATCCCAATTTGAACTATTATTTAACCGTGGAAAATCGCCAAATCCCTTATTTAATGATCAATGCGCGTTATGAGGAGATGGACGCACCTTGTCTGCGTTTGGATGATGAGAAGGGTGGTTTTTTGGCAGCAGAGCATTTGATCAAGCTGGGGCATCGGCGATTGGCTGGTTTTTTCAAAACCGATGATATGCAAGGAATTCTGCGGATGAAGGGATTTGTAGCTGCTCACCGTAAATATGGAGTGACCTTACATCCGAACGCAGTAACGACGTACCGGACTGAAGAAAAAAATGAGCTTCCGTTACAACGCGCATCGCAGCTGCTGGCGATGGAGGCAGGGGAACGTCCGACCGGATGGGTGACCTATAATGATGAACTGGCGGTGCGGCTACTGGATATTGTACGTTCGGCGGACCTGAGCATTCCCCAAGATCTATCGCTGGTTGGGTTTGATGATTCATTTTTGGCGACAGCCACGGAAATCAAACTTACAACCATTCGGCACCCCAAGGAAGAATTGGGGTTACGTGCCGCCGATACCATGCTATCGATGATTAAAGAGAAGGGGTATCGTGAAGAAGATCGTCAGTGGATTATACCTCCAGAGTTGATTGTACGCGAATCCACGGGACCAGCTCAGGCAATGTCTGGAGGATTTTGA
- a CDS encoding helix-turn-helix domain-containing protein has product MPKQQDKHSIQAWSLINRKYLGKGVRVKRFRKPTRCQVRNRVLLAVLMANDIKLSQLAEELSISSRSVSAWVYEGRIPGNTNLEKTCNTLGYPHHILFNEEVVRRSPLICQPSPSRFMKRTVTRSPVKNRILAGLCMVHDISVTDVSHWIGVHPGTFRKWLHQGTVPSQTFQDQAEQFFRIPKSILFADAMLKK; this is encoded by the coding sequence ATGCCTAAACAACAAGACAAACATTCCATTCAGGCGTGGTCTCTGATCAATCGCAAATATTTGGGAAAAGGCGTGCGTGTCAAACGTTTTCGCAAACCAACACGCTGTCAAGTACGCAATCGCGTTCTGCTTGCCGTTTTGATGGCTAATGACATTAAACTGTCCCAACTTGCCGAGGAGCTTTCCATCTCCTCTCGCAGCGTCAGCGCGTGGGTATATGAAGGTCGTATTCCCGGCAACACTAATCTGGAAAAGACGTGTAACACACTTGGTTATCCACACCATATTCTATTTAATGAAGAGGTTGTCCGGCGTTCACCGCTTATTTGTCAACCATCGCCGTCCCGTTTTATGAAACGGACTGTAACTCGTTCTCCGGTTAAAAACCGGATTTTGGCGGGTTTGTGCATGGTACATGATATTTCGGTGACCGATGTCAGTCATTGGATTGGCGTTCACCCGGGTACATTTCGGAAATGGTTGCATCAGGGTACCGTTCCTTCACAAACCTTCCAGGATCAGGCGGAACAGTTTTTCCGTATTCCAAAATCCATTTTGTTTGCTGATGCCATGCTGAAAAAGTAA